In Flavobacterium enshiense, the genomic stretch TCATAAAGAACCCGCATGATTTTGAAATTGTACATATATACAGATATGAAGGTGATTCTAATCCTGATGATGAAGCAACGGTATATGGTATAAGATCAAAATCATCCGAAAATAAAAAAGGAGTTTTTGTGTCAGGTTTTGCAGCAAACTCGGAATCTGATTCTGCTCGTTATTTAATCGGGCTTTCAATCAAATCAAGAAAGGGACTGTAAGTAAGAGAAGTAAGCAGAGGCAAATTTCAAGTCCACGATTGTCATTAATCAAAGAATACTATTTAGTGCAACTATTTTTATACTGACGTTTAACCAAAAACTCTTAGTTATGGCTCACCAATATCAATACGCGACTGTTTCCGAAGCTTTAGACGAATTACATGAAAATGGCTTCACTTACGATTTCAACATCCATGGAGATGATATTGTAGAACATCCTGAAAATTTTCAGATTGTTCACGTATATCGTTATGAAGGCGATTCCGATCCCGATGATGAAGCAACTGTTTACGGAATTAAATCTTTGAAAAACGGTAAAAAAGGTGTTTTTGTGGCCGGATTTTCTGCTAATTCAGATAACGATGCAGCCAGAGTCCTCTTAGATTTGGTTATAAAAGGGCGACGCTGAATTTGTGAATAACTTTTCTCCAAATAATCGAATTGTCGGATACAAAAAGCAACAAAACTTCTATATTTGTGTCCGATTAAAATTCTATGGAACAATTCATCGTATCAGCCCGTAAATACAGACCCCAAACGTTCAAGGACGTAGTTGGGCAACAGGCGATTACGAATACTTTACTGAATGCTATAGAGAACAATCACCTGGCTCAGGCGCTGCTTTTTACAGGGCCCCGTGGAGTTGGAAAAACGACTTGTGCGCGTATTCTTGCCCGAAAAATAAATCAGGAAGGCTATGACGATCCGTATGAAGACTTTGCTTTCAACGTATTTGAATTGGATGCCGCTTCGAACAACTCGGTTGACGATATCCGAAATCTGATTGATCAGGTTCGTATCCCGCCGCAGACCGGAAAATACAAAGTATATATTATTGACGAGGTACATATGTTATCTCAGGCCGCTTTCAATGCGTTTCTTAAAACGTTGGAAGAACCGCCACGTCATGCTATATTCATTTTAGCTACAACCGAAAAACACAAAATCATTCCAACGATTTTGTCCCGTTGTCAGATATTTGATTTTAAACGAATTACCGTTAAAGATGCCAAAGAACATTTGGCGGAAGTAGCAGCAAGTCAGAATATTACTTTTGAGGATGATGCATTACACATTATTGCCCAAAAAGCTGACGGCGCAATGCGTGATGCCTTATCTATATTTGACCGCGTGGTTTCTTTCTGCGGAAGCAATCTTACCCGTCAGGCAGTAACCGAAAATCTAAATGTACTTGATTTCGAATACTATATAAGAGTAACCGATTTAATTCTGGAAAATAAAATCCCGGAATTACTATTGGCTTACAACGATATCTTGGCTAAAGGCTTTGACGGACATCATTTCGTAGCCGGTTTAGCTTCTCATTTCAGGGATTTATGGGTTTGTAAAAATCCGGCAACTCTGATTTTATTGGAAGCCGGCGAACATGCTCAGAATTTATACCGTGAACAGTCGCAAAAAACATCACAGGAATTTCTTTTACAGGGAATTGAATTAGCAAATGATTGTGATTTGAAATACAAAGCATCGCAAAACCAACGTCTTTTGGTTGAACTTTGCCTTATGCAGCTTGCCTCTATCACATTTGATGGAGAAAAAAAAAAGCTAAGTCCTTTATAATCCCTCCTACTTATTACCGAAATTCCGCTTACTCAATTACCGAGGTTAAACCAAAGTCGGAAGCAATCACTGTTGCTGCTATACAGACTGAGACTATCGCAACGGCTGAGACAACTTCAGCAGTCGCAATGAACAGTAACAGCAATAATAAAGCTGAAACAGCTTACGGAGTTCAAGTTGAAGATAGAATTGAAACTGCAACTGCAAGCAGTACTCAAATAGCAAAACCAATTGAAAAGAGTGAGATTGTTTCACCTGCTTCAATGACTGCCCAGCCTAAAGTTTCTGCTTTTTCATTGGCAAGTATTAAGGCAAAACGTGAGATGGAAGCTTCTCAAAAAGCCAGTGTAAAACAGTATGATGAATTACCGAAAGAGCCTTTTACAGAAACGGAAATGCGCTTACAATGGAACAACTTTGCACAAAAACTTAGTGACAAGGGGCAGAAAATCATGGCAACTTACATGCTCATCAACGATCCGACTTTAGATGGTTTTACTATAAAACTGGAATTACCTAACGAAGGTTCGAAAGTAGATTTTGATGCTAATAAAAATGAATTATTGGGTTACTTACGCGGTAAACTTCACAACCATGATATTATTATTGATGTTCATGTTAATGAGGTAACTGAAACTAAATACGCTTTTACTCCAATTGAAAAATTCGAAAAATTAAAATCGATTAACCCGGCGATTGATGTTTTAAGAAAGATTTTCGATCTGGATGTGTAAACTTCTTAGGAAAAATCTAAATCTTCCCGTTGTACATCGCTTTTACAACACCATCTGATAGTCCTATTTTAGGTACATAGATGTTTCTTGAACCACTCCACTTCATAGCTTTCAAGTAAATGCGAAGAGCATGAATGATAACGTCGGCACGGTCTGTATTCAATCCTAATTCGGCAATTCGTTCTTCATAGCTTAAAGCGTTCAATTTTTGGTATTCGGCATTAAGATAAATATAGGAAAGCGGTTTGTCTTGTGCTTTGCCGGACAATTTGAAAATCTTGTTGATGTTACCTCCGGAACCAATAAGCGTGATATCCTCATAGGATTCTGTTTTGGATTTAATCCATTTTTCAATCTCCTGCCAGACAATATCATTTACCATATTGTTCAACAAACGCACCGTTCCGTTTTTAAAGGATTTTGAGGCGACCATTTTCCCTTCGGAGAATAATGAAAACTCCGTACTACCACCACCAACATCTACATATAAATAGGTTTGGTCGGTTTTTATAAAATGATGTAAATCGGAAGAAGCAATGATAGCTGCTTCTTTTTTACCATCTATGATTTCAATTTTAATATCGGCTTTTTTCTTAACGATTTCAGTAACTTCCTTTCCGTTATATGCCTCACGCATAGCAGAGGTAGCACATGCCATATAACGCTCTACTTTATATACTTTCATCAGTAGTTTAAACGCTTTCATAGCATCAATCATGCGGTCGATATTCTCTTCAGAAATTTCTCCGACCGTAAAAGCATCCTGCCCCAAACGGATGGGTACTCGAATGAGAGCACTTTTATTAAACTGCGTTTCTTTTCCGGCTTGTTCCACTATATTCATTATCAGCAATCGCATGGCGTTAGAACCAATATCAATTGCGGCATATTTTTTAATTGAAATCATCTTTGTCGATAGCGTTATTCGTTAATCAGAAATTAAAAGTTGGAAAACTATTATATGTTTTCAGTAACAACTTCTAACTTATCGCAATAATACTTATACATTTCCTCTTGGGCGCGGAACATTTTCTGATCTGGCTGCTTTCTGTATTTATTGTCTAACTTTTCAGAATGCAAACGGGCTTTAACATTTGCTTTCCATCCTATTTCGAAAGTATCCAAAAGTTCCTGTTTAACATCTTCGTCGTAAATCGGACAGGTAACTTCTACCCTAGCATCGAGATTTCGGGTCATAAAATCGGCTGAAGAAATATAAATAAGTGGGTTGCCATCATTCCCAAAAATATACAATCGCGAATGCTCCAGATAATTATCTACTATACTGATAGCCTCGATATTCTCGCTCATTCCAGGAATGCCCGGAATCAGGGAACAAATTCCTCTTATAATCAGCTGTATTTTTACACCGGCCCTGCTCGCCTCATACAATTTATCGATCATTTTCAGATCAGATAAGCTGTTCATTTTCAATTTAATGAAAGCTTCTCTTCCGGCCAATGCGTTTAAAATCTCAATATCGATCAATTTATAAAACTTGGAACGGGTATAATGTGGTGAAACCAACAAGTGCTTGTAACGATACACACGATAGTTCACGTCAAAGAATTCGAAAATTTTTGAAATATCACGCATTATCTGTACATGACTTGTAAGTAAGGTAACATCAGTATAAACTTTGGCGGTACTTTCATTGAAATTCCCTGTGGAAATTAATCCGTAACGCCTAATTTTACCTTCTTCCATACGTTCTATAACACAAATCTTGCTATGAACTTTAAGGCCTTTCACTCCAAAAATCAATTCGATCCCTTCGGTTTGCATCATTTCGGCATAGGAAATATTGCTGACTTCGTCAAAACGAGCCTGCAATTCAATCTGAACCACCACTTTTTTCCCGTTTTTGGCAGCATTAATAAGCGAACTCACGATTTGGGAATTTTTAGCCAAACGATAAAGCGTTATCTTGATTGAAACTACCTTCGGATCCAAAGCCGCTTCACGAAGAAATTTAATCACATAAGAGAAAGATTGATAGGGCGCATTAATCAAATAGTCTTTATGCTTAATTTTTTCAAGGATACTACCTTCGAGATTTAATCCGACCACCGGAAGCGGAGAATTCTGTTTTTTCAATAAATCGTATCGGCCCAGATTTGGAAAATCCATATAATCACGACGATTGTGGTAACGGCCGCCCGGAATTAAACTATCCGTGGCATCGATTCCCATACGCGTAAGGAAGAAAGCAAGCGTATCTTTATCAATGGATTGATCGTAAACAAATCGTACCGGCTCTCCTATTCGTCTGTCTTTTACACTCGACGAAATTTTTTCCATGAAACTTTTATTCAAATCGGCATCAATATCCAATTCGGCATCACGGGTAATTTTGATCATGTGTGCCGAAATACTTTCATAATCGAAAATATTGAAAATATTGTGCAGATTATATCGGATAACATCATCAAGCAGAATGATGTACTGCTTGTCTGTACTTGACGGAAGTACCACAAAACGATTGATAGTTTTAGGGATTTCAATAACAGCATAACGCGTTTCTTTCTTCTGAACTATTTTGGAAAGAATCGTGTTTTGTGATTTTGGTTTCATCACTAGTTTCACTGCCAGGTACCCAGAAGTATCTTTCAGCAAAGGAAATTCATCCAAATCATTAAGTATAATTGTAATCAGCTCAGGACTAACCTTTTGAATAAAGAAGTCCTTAATAAAATTTTGTTGTTCTTTATTGATTTCATTTTCATTGATGATGAAGATATTCTCCTTCTCCAGCATTTTTTCAATAACGCTCAGGATCCGTAAACTTTCGGATTGCTGTTCGATAACGATTTCGGTAATTTCTTTAAGCAATTGTTCAGCAGAAATTCCACCAAGGATTTTTTCCCCGGAAATACCTTCTGAGTTTAATCTGCGGATCGCAGCATAACGGACACGGAAAAATTCATCTAAATTATTAGAAAAGATACCCAGAAAACGCAACCTGTCCAATAATGGAACTGTTTCGTCTGCAGCTTCCTGAAGTACTCTTGCGTTAAAGGCTAACCAACTTTTTTCTCTGTCTATATATCTGTTCTCCTGCGTAATGCTCATGATTTTAACTGACTCGGAAAAACTGTCTTGACTATTTTTCCTCTTTGTATATTTTTCCAATCTTCTTCTTCAAACTTTAACGAGACAAATCCCGATGTTGGGACATTGTCTATATAGTGGTCTCCAAATTTATTAACAAAATTTGTGATTGCCTCATTATGTCCGAAAAGAATTAAGTTATCATATTTATTTTCGCAGTTTTTTATGGTTGTTTCCAAACTGCTTTCGTCAAATGTATACAAATCCTCTTTATACATAATAGTCTCTAACGGAATGGCGAGATTTTGTGCATAAATCATAGCCGTTTCTTTAGCTCTTCTTGCCGGACTGCTCCAGACTATGAATGTTTTTGGTAAAAATCGATCTATCGCATGTGAAGTTAAATGAGCATCACCAATACCTCTTTTAGACAAAGGTCTGTCCAAATCTTTCAAAGGAGCTTTCCAACTGGATTTTGCATGACGAATAAGAATTAAGTTTTTCATAACTAGATATTTATAGTATTATAAAGTAAGTCAAAAAAAACCAGAAAAGCCAGAGAAGAATTGTCAAATTAATGTTAATTCACGGATAAAACTCCTACTTTCATCGAAAATGCAATCGATTGTTATTGACCCCAGATTTTTATTAAATAATTTAGACATAACAAATTATCGAATTACATTTTGTTTGAAGCTATCGGGTCATTGTAAATCTTAATACCACAACAAGATTTATAATACCCTTCACTCAACTTGTATACTGTTCTTATATAAAGAATAGGAACATACTTGTGTCATTACTTTTCCAACAAATTTTCATTGCTGTGTAAATTTTGGAGCAGAATGCTGTGTGCATACTTTTTTGTTATGCAAATGATATCTCTGCCTCTGGAATTAGTGTGTTTTTTTATTACCAATTTATTGGATTTAATTAGAAAAGAAGTGTCTATGAAACCAAAAAATACCACATTACTATTATTATTTTTCCTGATGGGAATTAATACTGTTTTTTCTCAGTTTACGCCACAAAAACCAGACTTGCGTTTATGTGGTTCGCCTCCTAATTATTATCAAGGCTACTTCAATTGTGATTCAAATAATTACACGTTGAATCAGGTTTTTCTAAGCCTTACCGATCAAAACGGAGTACCGTTGTCCAACACAACCTGTACGCCGGGTTCGAGTCGGCAAATGTATGTTATGTTGAATTACACCTCTAACGCAAACAGCAACATTTCGCAAACCAGAATTTTTGCCGACTTATCTATAGATGGAACTATAGTTCCTATTAATGCCTATCTTGGGACAGTGGCTCCTGGTGGCGGGCAACGTAAAATTTATGGTCCCTTTACCTGGACCTGCGGACAGGAATTGAGATTATGCCGAATTTTAGCCGTATGGCAACCAAATGGTGGTGTTAATGATCCTGAATTAAACTCATACAATTGTAGCACTTACAGTAAATCACAATGTGAATTTGGCGACTGTATGATTGTAGCCGCACCATTAGCAGTTGAATACTCATACACTGTTTGTACGACAGGAAATCAGTCGACTGTAGTATTTCAAGACTTAACTTCAGGTGGTATTACACCATATTCCTATTCATGGAATTTTGGGGATGGTTCTCCAATATCTACGCAACAAAATCCTACACATAATTTCCCATATCCCGGAGGTCCCTATACTGTCACTTTAACAGTAACGGATTCAAATCTTCCAAACAATCTCGTTAGTACTTATACGCAAATCATTACTCCTCCTGCTCCGATAACTATTACAGGTCAAGTAACTTCTGCAAGTTGTGCAAATCAGAATAATGGTGCCATTGATGCTACAGTTTCAGGCGGCACAACTCCTTATACCTATTCATGGAGTAATGGGCAAACCACACAAGATATTTCAGGGCTAGCTCCTGGCAACTATACTCTTACCGTAACTGATGCTTTTGGCTGTACCAAAAGTCAATCATTTATTATTGGAAATGGTGACACAACAAATCCGGTGATAACTGCTCCAAACGATGTATCTATTGAAGGATGTGGCACAGCTTCGATAGCATCGGAAGGATA encodes the following:
- the dnaX gene encoding DNA polymerase III subunit gamma/tau; translation: MEQFIVSARKYRPQTFKDVVGQQAITNTLLNAIENNHLAQALLFTGPRGVGKTTCARILARKINQEGYDDPYEDFAFNVFELDAASNNSVDDIRNLIDQVRIPPQTGKYKVYIIDEVHMLSQAAFNAFLKTLEEPPRHAIFILATTEKHKIIPTILSRCQIFDFKRITVKDAKEHLAEVAASQNITFEDDALHIIAQKADGAMRDALSIFDRVVSFCGSNLTRQAVTENLNVLDFEYYIRVTDLILENKIPELLLAYNDILAKGFDGHHFVAGLASHFRDLWVCKNPATLILLEAGEHAQNLYREQSQKTSQEFLLQGIELANDCDLKYKASQNQRLLVELCLMQLASITFDGEKKKLSPL
- a CDS encoding DNA polymerase III subunit gamma/tau, with amino-acid sequence MNSNSNNKAETAYGVQVEDRIETATASSTQIAKPIEKSEIVSPASMTAQPKVSAFSLASIKAKREMEASQKASVKQYDELPKEPFTETEMRLQWNNFAQKLSDKGQKIMATYMLINDPTLDGFTIKLELPNEGSKVDFDANKNELLGYLRGKLHNHDIIIDVHVNEVTETKYAFTPIEKFEKLKSINPAIDVLRKIFDLDV
- a CDS encoding Ppx/GppA phosphatase family protein; translation: MISIKKYAAIDIGSNAMRLLIMNIVEQAGKETQFNKSALIRVPIRLGQDAFTVGEISEENIDRMIDAMKAFKLLMKVYKVERYMACATSAMREAYNGKEVTEIVKKKADIKIEIIDGKKEAAIIASSDLHHFIKTDQTYLYVDVGGGSTEFSLFSEGKMVASKSFKNGTVRLLNNMVNDIVWQEIEKWIKSKTESYEDITLIGSGGNINKIFKLSGKAQDKPLSYIYLNAEYQKLNALSYEERIAELGLNTDRADVIIHALRIYLKAMKWSGSRNIYVPKIGLSDGVVKAMYNGKI
- the ppk1 gene encoding polyphosphate kinase 1; protein product: MSITQENRYIDREKSWLAFNARVLQEAADETVPLLDRLRFLGIFSNNLDEFFRVRYAAIRRLNSEGISGEKILGGISAEQLLKEITEIVIEQQSESLRILSVIEKMLEKENIFIINENEINKEQQNFIKDFFIQKVSPELITIILNDLDEFPLLKDTSGYLAVKLVMKPKSQNTILSKIVQKKETRYAVIEIPKTINRFVVLPSSTDKQYIILLDDVIRYNLHNIFNIFDYESISAHMIKITRDAELDIDADLNKSFMEKISSSVKDRRIGEPVRFVYDQSIDKDTLAFFLTRMGIDATDSLIPGGRYHNRRDYMDFPNLGRYDLLKKQNSPLPVVGLNLEGSILEKIKHKDYLINAPYQSFSYVIKFLREAALDPKVVSIKITLYRLAKNSQIVSSLINAAKNGKKVVVQIELQARFDEVSNISYAEMMQTEGIELIFGVKGLKVHSKICVIERMEEGKIRRYGLISTGNFNESTAKVYTDVTLLTSHVQIMRDISKIFEFFDVNYRVYRYKHLLVSPHYTRSKFYKLIDIEILNALAGREAFIKLKMNSLSDLKMIDKLYEASRAGVKIQLIIRGICSLIPGIPGMSENIEAISIVDNYLEHSRLYIFGNDGNPLIYISSADFMTRNLDARVEVTCPIYDEDVKQELLDTFEIGWKANVKARLHSEKLDNKYRKQPDQKMFRAQEEMYKYYCDKLEVVTENI
- a CDS encoding SixA phosphatase family protein; amino-acid sequence: MKNLILIRHAKSSWKAPLKDLDRPLSKRGIGDAHLTSHAIDRFLPKTFIVWSSPARRAKETAMIYAQNLAIPLETIMYKEDLYTFDESSLETTIKNCENKYDNLILFGHNEAITNFVNKFGDHYIDNVPTSGFVSLKFEEEDWKNIQRGKIVKTVFPSQLKS